The genomic segment ATGGTGTAGATCAGCGCGGCGAGATCCCGGGGGAATCTCTGCGTCCACTCCATCACCGAGAGGGCCACCGGGTAGAAGGCTATTAGCGACATCAGCGCCACTTTACTGGCCTCGACGCCGAATAGGTGTAGGAGGATGGGAAGGAGGGCGACGTGGGGTATTGGGTAGGTCAAGAGCACCGCGGCTCTAAGCAGATTTGCGCTTACCCGCTCGGAGAGCCAGCTCGCCGCTAGCCCCGCCGCCATGCCGCTCGCCAGCGCTATCGACGCCGCGGCGCCCACCCTGGCCAGCGTCGCGGCTAGGTTCTTCGCCAGCGTCGGGCCGTCGCTGAGGGCCCGGGCTACGACGTCGGTGAGGGGCGGTAGGTAGGGCTTGTTCACCACATACGCAGCCGCCTGCCAAAGGGCTAGGAGTATTACGAGGGCCGCTAGGTAGTACCTCACGGCTTGTACGCCTGCCTGACGGCGTCTGCCAGCTCTGCCGCGTCTCTGCTGTACTGGCCGGGCGCCAGGCTTGACACCACAGTCAGCGGGGGGCCCCGCACGATGTATATATGGCCCCCGAGGTCTACTGCGTCTTGTACATTGTGGGTGATTACAAGCATCGTCTTGCCGAGTTTCCGCAGGGCCTCTATGACTTCGCGTCTGTAGTCTATGTCGATCATGGAGAGCGGCTCGTCTAGCAGCCACACGTCTGCGCCTGAGGCCACAGCCCTTGCTATTAGGACTTTCTGTTGCTCTCCCCCGGAGACCTCCCTGGGGTATCTGTCTAGTAGGTGGCTTATCCCCAGCGCCTCGGCGACGTCTCTAACTACTTGGCTTATTTCGGCGGGCTGGAGGCCCCTAATCTTTAGGGGTATGGCGATGTTGTCCCGTATCTTCATCCACGGGTAGAGGCCGCCGGTCTGGGGTATGTAGGCTATCCTCCCTCTGAGCTCGGCGGGGGGCCTCCCCATCACCTCTACGTGGCCTCTCTGGGGGGCCAGCACGCCGGCTACTAGCTTTAGGAGCGTCGTCTTGCCGCTTCCGTTGGGGCCGAGTATGGTTGTGATGCCCTTGGGGAACTCGGCGGTGAAGTTGTCTAAAATAGCTGGGCCTCTTCTATACCTGAAGTACACCGCGCGCAGGGCGATCACGAGACGCAGTCTTCGTATCTCAGTTGCTGTTTTACGAGGCCTTTCTGGAGCAACCAGCTGGAGGCGTCGTTGAATACATCCCGGGGGAGCTGGGCGATGTGCGCCCTCCATACTATCTGGTACCTCTGCCTAAGGGGCGCTGGCAGGTTGAGCCTCTCGGCGAGTATATCTCTGTACTTTGCCGGGTCTGTGTTGTAGATATCTACTGCCTTGTTGAGGGCTGTGATTAATTTCTCCAGAGCCCGCCTCCCCTCGGGGGTGCTTGTTATTGAGTTGCTTGCCACCAGCACCACGAGATCTCTGTGCTTGGCGAGCAACGTGGCGTTGTTTAGCAAGGCGAGGGTACCCCAGGGGTCGGGCATCACGGCGGCGTCCACCTTCCCCTCTATCAAGAGCTGGTATCTATTGGCTATGCTGGGCACGTCGACGAACTCCACGTCGCCCTTCACGAGCTTGGAGGCGACGTATTCAATAATGGTATTTTTCGAAATGGCCACCTTCCTAACCTGCGCGGCGCCGGGGGCCTTTACGTAGTAAAACCCCACGTTTGACTCGTTCTCGGAGAGGCAACAGACAAAGCCCACTATCTTGATGGACACGCCGTTGCCGATCAACATGAGGGCGCCCACGGGGTCGTGTATAGCCACGTCTATCTGCCCGCTGGCAATGGCGGCGTCGCGATCCCTAGCTGAGCCGAAGTATGTAATCTCTACAGCGACGCCTTCCTTTTGAAAAAGCCCCTCCCTCTCGGCAACCACGAAGGGGAGGGCGTCGACTATGGGCAGGAGCCCGACTCGTATCTTTACCGTGGGGGCCTCCCCGGCCTGTTGCGGCTTTAGCATGAAAAACATGGAGATTGCGAGGACTACTATCAACACAGCCAACGCTATGAGAAGCCGCCTCACGCTGGAGGGTTTTTGCTGAGATAAAAATTTGAGTTCTACAGCTTGAAGAGGGCTGAGAAGGTGCCTAGGCCCAGGGCCTCGCCGATGAGCAGTATGCCGAAGGCTATGGATAGGATGCCCACTATGTACTCCACCCGCCTGCCCCACATGCTCCACTTCATGCTTCTAGAGGCCTTGAGGGCTCCTCTCCTCGCCACGTTGATTAGGGCGTATACCACGGCGGCGAGCCCCGCGGCGTAGGCGAGCGTGGAGGCGAAGAGGGCTAGGTAGTTCCCCGTCACCGCCGACGCCACGAGGTTGGCCACGACCACGGCCCCAAACAACGGCGCTATGCAGGGGGTCCACACGGCGCCTAGGGATAGGCCAAGGGCCACGTCGCTTAGCTTGCCCAGCTGTAGCTTCGAGGCTTTGTAGGCAGAGGTCTGGAATCTCGACGCCCACACCACGAAGGCTCTGTTCAGCCTCTCCACCACGAGGAGGGCGCCCATGGCTATTAGGACGGCGCCTCCCACGGCGTACAGGACGGTGTTTACAACTGACCCAGCCCATGAGGCCGCTACGGTTACTACAGTGGCTATCGCGGCGAAGGACAGCGTCATGCCAGCCAGCACCAGGGCGAGGCTACGGCGGGCTAGGTAGGTGGTGGCGGCGATTGTGAGAACTGGCAGTACACATGGCGAGAATACGCTCACGGCGCCCGCGGCGAAGGAGGCGAGCAGCTGGAGGTAGGCGCCAGGCGTAAGCGGAGGCGTCTCCGTGCTGGAGGCGGGTTGCGCCGCCTGTGCGGCGCCTCTCTCTGGGCTAGGCGGAGGCGTATTGGCGGGT from the Pyrobaculum sp. 3827-6 genome contains:
- a CDS encoding cytochrome c biogenesis CcdA family protein, whose amino-acid sequence is MLASFAAGAVSVFSPCVLPVLTIAATTYLARRSLALVLAGMTLSFAAIATVVTVAASWAGSVVNTVLYAVGGAVLIAMGALLVVERLNRAFVVWASRFQTSAYKASKLQLGKLSDVALGLSLGAVWTPCIAPLFGAVVVANLVASAVTGNYLALFASTLAYAAGLAAVVYALINVARRGALKASRSMKWSMWGRRVEYIVGILSIAFGILLIGEALGLGTFSALFKL
- a CDS encoding ATP-binding cassette domain-containing protein, whose product is MIALRAVYFRYRRGPAILDNFTAEFPKGITTILGPNGSGKTTLLKLVAGVLAPQRGHVEVMGRPPAELRGRIAYIPQTGGLYPWMKIRDNIAIPLKIRGLQPAEISQVVRDVAEALGISHLLDRYPREVSGGEQQKVLIARAVASGADVWLLDEPLSMIDIDYRREVIEALRKLGKTMLVITHNVQDAVDLGGHIYIVRGPPLTVVSSLAPGQYSRDAAELADAVRQAYKP
- a CDS encoding ABC transporter permease; the protein is MRYYLAALVILLALWQAAAYVVNKPYLPPLTDVVARALSDGPTLAKNLAATLARVGAAASIALASGMAAGLAASWLSERVSANLLRAAVLLTYPIPHVALLPILLHLFGVEASKVALMSLIAFYPVALSVMEWTQRFPRDLAALIYTMGGGRLAVVRYVVLPSALPGIITGLKIALNTAYSVSFIAESLALTDGLGALIYDSWHRLDFTEMYAAILTLSAAGVLTYAAMSALEKKLTEWL
- a CDS encoding ABC transporter substrate-binding protein, with the translated sequence MRRLLIALAVLIVVLAISMFFMLKPQQAGEAPTVKIRVGLLPIVDALPFVVAEREGLFQKEGVAVEITYFGSARDRDAAIASGQIDVAIHDPVGALMLIGNGVSIKIVGFVCCLSENESNVGFYYVKAPGAAQVRKVAISKNTIIEYVASKLVKGDVEFVDVPSIANRYQLLIEGKVDAAVMPDPWGTLALLNNATLLAKHRDLVVLVASNSITSTPEGRRALEKLITALNKAVDIYNTDPAKYRDILAERLNLPAPLRQRYQIVWRAHIAQLPRDVFNDASSWLLQKGLVKQQLRYEDCVS